GGCAGAGGCCAACCGGGCCTTTGCGCACTACCGGTGGTAAATTTTTAAACACCCATTTTTTAGAATGGGGAGACTTTTTGCGAAGTTTCCCCATTCTTTATGTTTAGAATTTTTTGTAACAAGGGGTTGATAGAGGATGAACAAGGAATCCTTGGCCAAACTTAAAAAGACTAGAAACATAGGCATTGTTGCTCATATTGATGCCGGTAAGACAACGACTACCGAGCGTATCCTTTATTATACCGGTAGAACGCATAAAATCGGCGAGGTCCATGAGGGCACGGCCACCATGGACTATATGCCGCAGGAGCAAGAAAGGGGTATCACCATTACCTCCGCCTGTACCACTTGCTTCTGGCGTGACCATCGTATCAATATTATCGACACCCCCGGGCACGTAGATTTCACCGTAGAAGTTGAGCGTGCCTTGCGCGTGCTTGACGGCGCGGTGGTAGTTTTTTGCGCGGTGGGTGGTGTGGAGCCCCAGTCTGAAACGGTATGGCGCCAGGCGGACAAATACGGTGTTCCCCGGATAACTTTTGTAAACAAAATGGACCGAGTTGGTGCTAATTTTGAAGGCTGTCTTGAGCAGATGAAGACCCGTCTGGGGGCCAATCCTATTCCTATTCAAATCCCTTATGGTGCAGAAGAAGATTTCCGAGGGGTAATCGACCTTGTAGAGATGCGGGCCGTCGTGTGGGATGAATCGACCCTTGGGGCCCGTTTCCATATAGAAGAGATTCCTGCTGAGCTTAAAGATAAGGCCGAAGAGTTTCGCAATAGGATGCTTGAGTCTTTAGCAGACGTAAACGAAGAAATAATGATCAAGTATCTTGAGGGCGAAGAGATTACGCCTGAGGAAATCCGTGCGGCCTTGCGTGAGGCCACCGTTACCCTTAAGGGCGTGCCGGTGCTTTGTGGTTCAGCTTTTAAGAACAAAGGGGTCCAGCCGCTTCTTGATGCCATTATCGATTATCTTCCTTCTCCTATTGATATTCCGCCAGTCAAAGGGGTGAACCCAGAAACTGGTGAAATCGAAGAAAGGATTACTGATCCTGATGCGCCTTTGGCTGCCCTTGCATTCAAGATTATGACAGATCCTTACGTAGGAACCCTTACTTTCTTGCGGATTTACTCTGGTCGTATTGAAAGCGGCATGAGTGTTTATAACGCTACAAAGGGTAAGAGGGAGCGTATCGGGCGTTTGGTGCGGATGCACGCCAATCGCCGTGAGGAAATTACCGAGGCCGAGGCTGGTGATATCGTAGCGGCCCTTGGTCTAAGGGTGACCACCACTGGTGATACCCTTTGCGATGAGGCCCATCCCATTGAGCTTGAGTCTCTTGAAATTCCTGAGCCCGTTATTTCGGTTGCTATTGAGCCCAAGACCAAGGCTGATCAGGAAAAACTTTCGGTAGCGCTTCAGAAAATCGCCCTTGAGGATCCGTCTTTCCGTGTGGTTACCGACCACGAAACGGGTCAGACCTTGATTTGGGGGATGGGTGAGCTACACCTTGAGATCATCGTAGATCGTCTTACCCGTGAGTTCAAAGTCCAGGCAAACGTTGGTAAGCCTGAAGTGGCTTACCGTGAAACTATCACCATGCCCGCAGAGGCTGAAGGTAAGTATATCAAACAGACCGGTGGTCGCGGTCAGTACGGTCACGTAAAAATTGTAATTGAGCCCAATCCCGAAAAGGGGTTTGAATTTGTCTCTGAAATCGTAGGTGGGGCAATCCCCAAGGAATATATCCCGGCGGTTGAAAAAGGTATCAAAGAAGCCATGGAACAAGGCGTGGTGGCTGGGTATCCCATGGTAGATGTGAAAGTGCGTCTTGTTGATGGAAGCTACCATGAGGTTGACTCCTCAGAGCTTGCCTTTGCCATCGCAGGGTCTATGGCCTTTAAAGATGCGGCCCAGAAGGCCAAGCCTATCTTGCTTGAGCCTATTATGAAGCTTGAAGTCGTTACTCCTGAAGAATATCTCGGTGATGTTTTAGGGGATATTTCTTCTCGTCGCGGAAAGGTTCAGGGGATGGAACAGCGTCCAGGGGTACGTGTCATAAAAGCACTTGTACCCTT
The window above is part of the Thermodesulfatator atlanticus DSM 21156 genome. Proteins encoded here:
- the fusA gene encoding elongation factor G, which encodes MNKESLAKLKKTRNIGIVAHIDAGKTTTTERILYYTGRTHKIGEVHEGTATMDYMPQEQERGITITSACTTCFWRDHRINIIDTPGHVDFTVEVERALRVLDGAVVVFCAVGGVEPQSETVWRQADKYGVPRITFVNKMDRVGANFEGCLEQMKTRLGANPIPIQIPYGAEEDFRGVIDLVEMRAVVWDESTLGARFHIEEIPAELKDKAEEFRNRMLESLADVNEEIMIKYLEGEEITPEEIRAALREATVTLKGVPVLCGSAFKNKGVQPLLDAIIDYLPSPIDIPPVKGVNPETGEIEERITDPDAPLAALAFKIMTDPYVGTLTFLRIYSGRIESGMSVYNATKGKRERIGRLVRMHANRREEITEAEAGDIVAALGLRVTTTGDTLCDEAHPIELESLEIPEPVISVAIEPKTKADQEKLSVALQKIALEDPSFRVVTDHETGQTLIWGMGELHLEIIVDRLTREFKVQANVGKPEVAYRETITMPAEAEGKYIKQTGGRGQYGHVKIVIEPNPEKGFEFVSEIVGGAIPKEYIPAVEKGIKEAMEQGVVAGYPMVDVKVRLVDGSYHEVDSSELAFAIAGSMAFKDAAQKAKPILLEPIMKLEVVTPEEYLGDVLGDISSRRGKVQGMEQRPGVRVIKALVPLAEMFGYATELRSRTQGRATFTMQFSHYEKLPDNLAEEIVRKAKLAA